The stretch of DNA AAGCGGTCCTGGCGGTCGTAGGTGGTGCGCAGGGCCTTGAGGAACACCGTGCCCACCGGGCGCCCCAGGAGCTGGGCGTCTTCTTCGTTCAGAGGCTCGGCACCGATCCATTGGTTGCCGGTGGCGCCGACATAGCCATAGGCCGCCAGGGTGATGGTCAGGGAATTATCGATCAGGCCGACTTGCGGCAGGCTTTCGAGGCCACCCGAGGCCGGCATCAGCGAGCGCTCCAGGGACACGAACGTGCCGTCGGCAGCGCGACGGCGGCGGTCGAGGGCGATGAATTGGTCGCTGCCGTGACGGCTGAGCAGGTCCGGGCGGGTGACCGCTTCCAGGCGCAGGATTTCGGAGGTCACCACCGCGCCGGTGTCGGCCAGGGCTTGGGCCCAGCCGCTGCGCTGGTCGAGCACCATGCCGTCGAAGGTGACGATGGAGCCGACACCGCTTTGGGTGGCGATGTAGCTGCGGCGCTTGAGTTCGGCCAGGGCTTCACGCAGGGTGCCGCGGCTGACGGAAAACTCTTCGGCCAGTTGGTGCTCGCCCGGCAGCAGGACACCGTCAGCCATCACTCCACCCTCGATACGGCGGATCAGCTCGTCGACGACGCGTTTTTTCTTATCAAATCGGACATGTCTAATCATGTACAAATTGATAACCGAAAGCGCCCGGCTACAGCAAGCGATTTATTTCAGGGAGAGCGAGAAATCAGCCTCAGGGCTCCAGGCCGATGGGGAAAAATACCCCGCCGCTCCAGACGCCAAGCCAGTTCTTACCGTTGATCGGACGGGTCACCGCCAGCTCCACCAACTGGTAGAACGCATTGCGGTGAACCAGGGCTTCGAGGTTGGTGCGCACCCGCAGGTATGGCGAGGGTTCCTGGGTGTCCGGGTCGATCACCACCCGCAGCGGATGCTCGATACCGGCCTCGACCTGCTCATCCACGTTGGTGGTAAAGCGCAGGACCTGGCTTTCGCCCTGCCCTTCGACTTCCAGGGTCACGGCGACGAAGGGCGCGTCATCGACCTTGATCCCGACCTTTTCCACCGGGGTGATCAGGAAATAATCATCGCCATCGCGGCGGATGATGTTGGAGAACAGCTTGACCATCGGCTTGCGGCCAATCGGCGTGCCCATGTAGAACCAGGTGCCGTCACGGGCGATGCGCATGTCGATATCGCCGCAAAACGCCGGGTTCCACAGATGCACCGGCGCGGGCCCCTTGCCCTTGGGCAATTGCGCCAACAACTCATTGGCCTTGGCCGAATCGGTCATGCTGCTCTCCTTGTGTCTTACTGATCGCTCATGCCCAACAGGCTGCGCGCGTAGTGCGCCAGGGGCTTGCCGATCAGATCTTCAGGCTTGTTGTCGTGGAACGTCAGTAAACCGCCACGGCTATGGATGCGCACAGTATCAATCAAATATTGGGTACTGGTCTCGATCAACATGACCTGGATGGTTCCGGTGTCGATACCCAGGCGATCCACCGCCTCCTGGTCAGACCATTCATCGGCGTTGCCGATACGGTCATCCGCCTGGGCGAAGCGGCAGTACAGCAGGTAATGCGCACCCGCCGCGCGGGCTTCCGACATCGCCTGCTCGAGGCCTTCCGGCTTGCGGGCGCGGCGGACCATCGGGAAATATTCGACAAAGCCGTTGAAGGCTTCCTCGGCCACCACGTTAGGCCGTGGATAAGCACTGCCCGGCGGGGTGAAGGCGCCCTGGGCGATGAAGACGAAGGAGTCCGGCTGTATGCGGACCGAATTGACGCGGCGAGTATCGCTGTGGTCCAGCAGCCCGGCATCGCTCATCTGATAGCGCGTGCCTTCGGCCATATCACTGACGGTCATGCAGCCACCCAGCGCGAGTGACGCCAGCACCAAAACCAGACTACGCATCCTAATTCTCCAGAGGCCGGTGACGGAAAACCGGCGAATGGGCACGAGATGCAGATTTTGCGCCAGCTTGCGGGACTAGCCGCCGATGATCTTCATGATGGTGGCGCCGCCGGAGAAGGCCACTTCCTGCTTGTCACCCAAGGCCTTGACCAACAAGCGCTGCAAGGCCGGCAGGGCCTGGTGGCGGGGTTTGTCCAGCAGGTCGCCGACGTAGTGGCGGTTGCTCGACGACAGGCAGCCATGCAGCCAGCCGGTGGACGACAGGCGCAAACGCGAACAGGTCCGGCAGAACGGCACGCTTTCGTTGGCGATGACACCGAAGAAACCTTTGCCGGGCACTTCGTAGCGCACGGCAGTGGCGTCCACCGGGGCGTTGGCTTGCAGGTATTCGTACTGTTCGCCGATCAGGCTGAGCAATTGCTGGAGGCTGACGAATTGCTGCAGGAACGCGTTGGAATCGGTGGCCAGGTGGCCCATGCGCATCAATTCGATAAAGCGCAACTCGTAGCCACGCTCCAGGCAGTAGTCGAGCAGCGGCATCACCTGGTCGAGGTTCTGGCCGCGCAGCGGCACCATGTTGACCTTGATCTTGATTCCGGCGGCGCTCGCCTGGTCCATGCCATCGAGCACGGTGGCCAGGTCGCCACCGCGAGCGATGCTGCGGAAGGCGTCGGCGTCCAGGGTGTCGAGGGACACGTTGATCCGGCGAATCCCGGCGTCCACCAGCAGCGGCAGTTTGCGCGCCAGCAGTTGGCCGTTGGTGGTCAGGCTGATATCACTGAGCCCCATCTGCCCCACCGCGCCCATGAAGGCTTCCAGCTTGGGGCTGACCAACGGTTCACCGCCGGTAATCCGCAGGCGCTCGATGCCGGCGGCCTCGATCAGGTACTCGACACCCCGCGCCATCGCCTCGGCCGACAGTTCGTCCTGCGCAGCCACCAGCCGCTTGCCGTTGGGCACGCAGTAGGTACAGGCGTAATTGCAGGCTGAGGTCAGGCTGATCCGCAAATTGCGGAATCGCCTGCCTTGACGATCAACGATCATGGATCACTCCGGCAGAGGATAATTCGGGCGCACTAAAACCTGACTGAAAAATCAAGTTTTAGCAAGGTCCTTGCCTGAGTATATTCCTGGGTTACTGCGCTGGGCAGGAAATCATATCGCCATCACGCTGGCGAATGATTCAAGTGGCCGGCGTTTCGGCGTTCGGCAAATCAGTGCTGTGCTTGCGCTTGTTGCCCATGCGCACGCCGATGTCCATCAGGAACTGGAAGAAACCTTCCTGATCTTCCAGCACATTGCTCCAGAACGGCGAGTGGTACAACGCCACGGCGCCGTGCACCAACGCCCAGGCGGCGCAGTAGTGGAAATACGGTGGCACGTCTTCGAGCTTGCCTTCGCTGATACGGCCCTTGATCAGCAGGGTCAGGCGTTCGAAGTTCGAGGCACGGATCTTGTGCAGCTCCTCGACCATTTCCGGCACCTGATGGCCCTTCACCACTTTTTCTTCCAGGCGATCAAACAAGCGGTAGCGCTGCGGGTCACGCATTCGGAACTCGAAGTAGGCGCGGGACAGCGCTTCCTTGTCCTTGTCGACATCGGCCGAGTGCAGCAGCTCGTTCAGGTCGCGCTCGTAGTCGAGCATCAGGCGCAGGTAGATCTCGGCCTTGGACTTGAAGTGCTTGTAGATGGTGCCTTTGCCGATACCCACGGCATCCGCAATCATCTCGACGGTGACGCTGTCTTCACCCTGGTCGAGGAACAGCTTGAGTGCGGTGTCGAGAATTTCCTGCTCGCGGCGGCGAAACTCACGGACCTTGCGGGGTTCTTTGTGCATAAGAAAAAGGTCTGCAGAGATGGATATTGGAAGGGCGTTCGCTCCCCAAGCCGTGCTTGTCGGAACGTTTTACCCGGTGCGCGGGATTATCCCGACTGAACGGTCGTTGGGCAACGCCTATATGAACAACCTTTGCACTTAACTTACAGCACGCCAACGAATGTGCCGATTCGAGTCAGAAATAAAACAGGCGATTGGCGCGTGTGCATCGCATCCAATGAGAACTCAACCGAAGCGGGCGTATTCCAAATCTGTTTAAAAAACGATCAGATGTGGCTGGACTGAATCGGATACTGATCAATACTTGAAATGTCGGCGTGGCATCTCCCCCAAGTGACGCGTCGACCTGGGTACCGACGGACTGCGTACCCTTGTTTTACTCCTAATGGTCTTAGCCCGGATTCACCCCCCAGAACCCGGGTTTTTTTTGCCTGCGATTTAGTGGCTGACGTGGGCCAGCGGGAACAGGCGCTTGAAGTTCTCGGTGGTCTGTTCGGCAAAGCGCTCGTAGGACTCGCCCCGCAGCATCGCCAGGTAATCCGCCACATCCCGTACGTATTCCGGCAGGTTGGGTTTGCCGCGATGGGGAATTGGCGCCAGGTACGGCGAATCGGTTTCCACCAGCAGGCGGTCTGCCGGGACCTGGCGCGCGACATCGCGCAGGGCATCGGCGTTGCGGAAGGTCACGATGCCCGACAAGGAAATGTAGAAACCAAGGTCCAGCGCGGCCTTGGCCATGTCCCAGTCTTCAGTGAAGCAATGCAGCACACCAGCCTGGGGCAGCGCGGCTTCGCGCAGCAGGGTCAGGGTGTCGGCACGGGCGCCACGGGTGTGGACGATCACCGGCTTGCCAGTCTGCTGGGCGGCTTGCAGGTGCAGACGGAACGACGCCTGCTGCAACTCGGCAGCTTCCGGTTCGTAGTGGTAATCCAGGCCGGTCTCACCGATGGCCACCACGCGCGGGTGATTGAGTTCACCGAGCAGCCAGTCGAGGGCCGGGGCTTCGCCGGGCTTGAGGTCCAGCGGGTGAATGCCCACCGAGCAGTCGACATCGGCATAACGATCGGCCAGGGCTTTGACGTCGGCGGCGTTTTCCGCGCTGACGCCGATGCACAGGAAGTGCCCTACCCCGCGCTGGCGCGCAGCTTCAAGGGCGGCGTCGAGGGAGCCGCCGTGCTGGGCCAGGTCGAGGCGATCAAGGTGGCAATGGGAATCTACGAGCATAGGGATCTACAACTTGAGTCACGGAAAGTGTCTGGCCAACGATACACCCGTCGGCCACTGAAATTAACGGCGGCCGAGCAAACCGACCCACTGCACCAGCAAGGCCTCAAGCAACAGCACGCGATTGAGGTTGGCCTTGCCGAGGACCTTCTGGCGTTGGGCGAGGATCCAGTCCTGGATGTTCAGCACCTTGTCCTGGGCGCTCTTCTGCGCCAGGTATTGCACGACTTTGCGCATGTCCGGCAGCCCAAGGCCGTTTTCGTCCTGGGTCAGCTGGTAGCGCAGGATCAGGCTCGACCAGTCGCAAAACCAGTCGAACAGCAGCAGCAAGGGAATGTCTTTCCAGGCGCTTTCGGCCAGTTGCGTGGCCGACACTTCCTGCTTGAGCAGTTTCTTCACCCCGCCCACCACCAGCGCACGCTGTTCACGCACGCCCTGGGCCTGGAGCTTGACCGCCGCCAGAGGCGAACCGGCCGCCAGGGTCAGCAACTCGACGCGCTCTGCCTCGCCGCAGTCCGGCAACGCCTGCGCCAGCCACTGCAGGCTCATGGCTTCGCTCGGCAACGGGCAGGCCTGCTGCACGCAGCGGCTGCGAATGGTCGGCAGCAGGCGGCTGGACTGGTGGCTGACCAGCAGCAGCACGGTATCGCCGGACGGTTCTTCCAGGCTCTTGAGCAAGGCGTTGGCGGCGTTGATGTTCATCGACTCCACCGGTTCGATCAGCACCACCTTGCGCCCGCCCATCTGCGCGGTCTGCACCACGAAGCTGACCAGATCACGCACCTGGTCGACCTTGATCGCCTTGTCGGCCTCTTCCGGTTCCAGCAGATAGTTGTCCGGGTGGCTGCCGGCCTTGAGCAGCATGCAGGATTTACATTCGCCGCAGGCTTCCAGGCCGTTGGGCCGCTGGCACAACAAGCTGGCCATCAGCCGCTCGGCCAGGGCGCGCTTGCCGATGCCCACCGGGCCGTGGAGCAGGTAGGCGTGGGCGTGCTGGGCACGGCCCGCCAGTTGCTGCCAGAGGCTGTCCTGCCACGGGTAGGCTTCAGCCACGGACACGCTCCACAAGCTTCGGCAACAGGGCGTCAATGCACTGCTGAACCTGAGTCAACGGTTGTGCGGCGTCCAACAGGTAGTAACGGGCGGGGTCGGCTTCGGCGCGCTTGAGAAACGCGCCGCGCACAGCTTCAAAAAAGACTCGGGTTTCCAGTTCGAAACGATCGAGGCGACCCCGGGCGGAGGCACGGGCCATGCCGACTTCCACCGGGAGATCGAACACCAGGGTCAGGTCGGGCCGCAAATCGCCCTGGACGAAGGTTTCCAAGGCCGCAATGCGCTCCAGGGACAAGCCACGACCGCCGCCCTGATAGGCATAGGTGGAATCGGTAAACCGGTCACAAATCACCACGGCGCCCCGGGCCAGTGCCGGGCGAATGACTTCGGCCAGGTGCTGGGCGCGGGCGGCGAACACCAGCAACAGCTCGGTGTCGGGGTTCATCTGTTCGTCGCCCGGGGTCAGCAGCACTTCACGGATACGCTCGGCCAGTGGCGTGCCGCCAGGCTCACGGGTCAGCAGCACCTCGATACCTTCGGCGCGCAGGCGCTCGGCCAGGTATTCACGGTTGGTGCTCTTGCCGGCGCCTTCCGGGCCTTCCAGGGTAATAAACAAGCCAGTCACAGGCAGTCCTTAGTCAGAGTCATTGCGGGCTTTGCGGTGCGGCGTCATCGGGTGCCGGAGCCGGCTCGGCGGGCGTATCCAGCGGCGCGTCCGCAGGCTTTGCCGCCGGCGCCGGGCTGGAACGGTAATCGGCGCGACGCTTCATCTGGAACTCACGCACTGCTGCGTTATGCGCATCCAGGTTATCCGAGAAAATATGGCTGCCATCGCCGCGGGCAACGAAATACAGGCTGCTGCCCGCCACCGGGTTCAGCGCAGCATGAATCGCCTCCCGCCCGACCATGGCGATCGGCGTCGGCGGCAGGCCGGCGATCACGTAGGTGTTGTAGGGCGTGGCTTCCTTGAGGTGCGCGCGGGTCAGCTTGCCGGTGTAGCGCTCGCCGAGGCCGTAGATCACCGTCGGGTCGGTTTGCAGCAGCATGCCGATCTGCATGCGCCGCACGAATACCCCGGCGATCTGGCCGCGCTCTTCCGGCACGCCGGTTTCTTTCTCCACCAGCGAGGCCATGATCAGCGCTTGATAGGGGTCGGTGTACGGCGCATCGGCCGCGCGCTTGCTCCACTCCTGGGCGAGGACATCGTCCAGACGGTTGTAGGATTTTTTCAGTAGTTCAACGTCGCTCATGCCACGCACGAAGCGGTAGGTGTCCGGGAAGAAGCGCCCTTCAGGAAATACGCCCGGGTGGCCGAGTTTTTCCATCACCTCGCTGTCACTCAGGCCGGACAGGGTCTGCTCGATCTTTTCATGCTTGGCCAGGGCCGCGCGCACCTGGCGGAAGTTCCAGCCTTCCACCAGCGTAATGCTGTACTGCACCACTTCGCCACGCTGCCACAGGCCGATCAGGCCCTCGGCGGTGAGGCCCGGGGTCATGCGGTATTCGCCGCTGTGCAGCGGCTGGCCGTCGAGGTTGAAGCGCCAGTAGAGACGCAACCAGAACGCATCCTTGAGCACGCCGTCATTTTCCAGGCGATTGAAGGTGCCGGTGGGCGTCGCGCCAGCCGGTACGTCCAGCAATTGCTCCTGGGTCAGATTCAAGGGCTGTTCAAGGGCCGAGTTCAGCTTCCAGGCCGAAGCGCCCAGCAGCAAACCCGCCAGGACCAGACCGATCTCCAGCAACAATACAAATTTACGTCTCAAATCAAATATCCAATAGTGCGCGAACAATGCCCTGCAGTTTACGGGTGAGCGGCCCAACCGACCAGCTCATCGCAGCACATCCGCGCACCGGCCAAATGCCATATACGCTGTTGCACACCAAGACTTCATCGGCCTGTTGCAGCTGCTCAAGGCTGATATCGGCCACGCTCGTCGGAATGCCCAACGCCTGCGCCTGGGCCAACAGCTCGGCCCGCATGACGCCGGCGACGCCGCAGCGTTTCAGATCAGCGGTCAGCAACACGCCGTTACGCACCAGAAACAGGTTGCTGAAGACGCCTTCGATGACTCGACCGGACATATCCAGCATCAAACCTTCGGCGTGTTCGGCATCCTGCCATTCGGCGCGGGCGAACACCTGTTCCAGTCGATTGAGGTGCTTGAGGCCTGCGAGCAACGGTTGCTCGGACAAACGCGTGGTACACGCAAACAGGCGGATGCCTGACGCTGCATGTTCCGGGGGATAAGTGGCAGGTGGACTGCCTTGCAGAATGCGCCGCGCCGGAGCGCCAGCACTGATGCCATAACCGCGCTGGCTGTCGCCACGGGTCAGGATCAACTTGAGTACACCGTCACCGAGGGCGGCGGCGTAGGCCAGCAATTCGCTGCGGATCAGGGGTTGATCCGCAACAATCGCCAGCCGCCTGCAACCTTCTTCAAGGCGCTGCAGGTGGCGGTCAAGCAGCACGGGCTGCCCGGCCTTGACGGCAATGGTCTCGAACAGCCCATCACCGTATGCCAGGCCACGGTCTTTCAGGGGCACTGCGCCCGCCGGCTGACCGTCGACCCAGCTCTCCATCACTCGGCGAACCGGCGGAACACCAGGGAACCGTTGGTACCACCAAAACCGAACGAGTTGGACAGCACCACGTCGATCGGCATCTTCTGCGGCTCGTGAGGCACGAAGTTCAGGTCGCAGCCCTCATCCGGTTCATCGAGGTTGATGGTCGGCGGAGCGACCTGATCCTTGATGGCCAGCACGCTGAAGATTGCCTCGACCGCGCCCGCCGCACCCAACAGGTGCCCGGTCATGGACTTGGTGGAACTGACCGCCAGCTTGTAGGCATGCTCGCCGAACACCGACTTGATGGCCTCGGCTTCCGCCAGGTCGCCGGTCGGGGTCGAAGTGCCATGGGCATTGATGTACTGCACCTGGTCAACGTTGACCTTGGCATCACGCAACGCATTGGTGATGCAGCGTGCAGCACCCGCGCCGTCCGACGGAGGCGAGGTCATGTGGTACGCATCACCGCTCATGCCGAAACCAATCAGCTCGGCGTAGATAGTTGCGCCACGGGCCTTCGCGTGCTCCAGCTCTTCGAGTACCAGCGCACCGGCACCGTCGGCCAGAACAAAACCGTCGCGGCCCTTGTCCCACGGACGGCTGGCACGGGTCGGCTCGTCATTGCGGGTCGACAACGCACGGGACGCGCCGAAGCCGCCCATGCCCAAACCGCAGGCGGCCATCTCGGCACCGCCGGCGATCATCACGTCGGCCTCGTCATAGGCGATATTGCGCGCCGCCATGCCGATGCAGTGAGTGCCCGTGGTGCACGCCGTGGAAATGGCGTAGTTAGGCCCCTGGGCACCCAAGTGGATGGACAGGAAACCGGAAATCATGTTGATGATCGAGCCAGGCACGAAGAACGGTGAAATTCTGCGAGGGCCGGACTCATGCAGGGTGCGGCTGGTTTCTTCGATATTGGTCAGACCGCCAATACCCGAACCCATGGCCACGCCGATGCGCTCACGGTTGGCGTCGGTGACTTCCAGGCCGGCATTACGCACCGCCTGAAAACCGGCTGCCAGGCCGTATTGAATGAACAGGTCGAGTTTGCGGGACTCTTTGACCGAGAGATATTCCTCGACATTGAAGTCCTTTACCGAGCCGCCAAAACGGGTGGAATAGGCAGAAAGGTCCGTGTGTTCGATCAGACCAATACCACTGCGGCCAGCCAGAATGCCCTGCCAACTGCTCGGCACATCCGTACCCAGTGGCGACAACATACCCATACCGGTGACTACGACGCGTCTACGCGACACAGCACTCTCCTTTTTCTAATGACGACACTTTGCATCAGGCTTAAAGGAAAAAACCGCACGCCATAGGGCAGTGCGGTTTTTCCATCACAGCAAGCGACGATTACAAACTATTACGCCTGGTGGCTAGTAACGTAGTCGATAGCAGCTTGAACGGTAGTGATTTTTTCAGCTTCTTCGTCCGGGATTTCGGTCTCGAATTCCTCTTCCAGAGCCATCACCAGCTCAACGGTGTCAAGGGAGTCGGCACCCAGGTCTTCAACGAAGGAAGCGCTGTTGGTCACTTCTTCTTCTTTAACGCCCAGTTGCTCGGCAACGATTTTCTTGACGCGCTCTTCGATGGTGCTCATACCTTGTTTTCACTCCTAATGGACAAATTCAGGCAGCTGGCCAGTGGGTAAGTGTATAGAAAGACTTTTCAGCTTTTCAACTGAAAGCTTCACCCTCGTACCCTATTGGCCATCTGCCTATAAATAGATTGCAGCTTTATAACGGATTTTAGACAGCTCGTATGACATTTTTTTGAAGCGATCCGTCACAATTTAACTCATGTACATCCCGCCGTTCACCGGGATTGTAGCCCCAGTCACGTATGCCGCACCGTCGGATGCCAGGAAAGCGACCACATTCGCGATCTCTTGAGCCTGGCCCAGACGGCCCAGCGGAATCTGCGTCAGCAACGCTTCACGCTGCGCTTCAGGCAATTCGCGGGTCATATCGGTGTCGATGAACCCTGGGGCCACCGAGTTGACCGTAATCGACCGCGAGCCTACTTCACGCGCCAATGCACGGCTGAAACCTTCCAGACCGGCCTTGGCGGCTGCGTAGTTTACTTGGCCTGCGTTGCCCATGGCACCCACAACAGAGCCAATATTGATAATTCGACCCCAACGAGCCTTGGTCATGCCGCGCAAAACACCCTTGGACAGGCGAAACAGACTGTTCAGGTTGGTATCAACGACGTCATGCCACTCGTCGTCTTTCATACGCATCATCAGGTTATCGCGGGTAATACCGGCATTGTTCACCAGAATAGCCGGTGCACCGAATTGCGCCGTGATTTCAGCCAATACGGCCGCCACGGACTCATCGCTGGTCACGTTAAGCTCAAGACCGGTGCCCTGGACGCCGTTTTCCTTCAGCGTCGCGGCAATACGTTCAGCGCCGGCGGCGGAGGTTGCGGTACCGATGACCACAGCGCCCAGACGGCCCAGCTCCAGGGCGATCGCCTGGCCAATGCCACGGCTTGCGCCGGTGACCAGTGCAACTTTACCTTGCAGACTCATGCAGGCTTCTCCTAGGTTCGGAAATTAACGTCAGGCCAGGGCTGCGCGAGCGGCAGCGAAGGCATCCGGGGTATTGAGGTTGGAAGTCGACACGCCTTCGGCGCAACGCTTGTTCAGGCCGGCGAGGACTTTGCCCGGGCCGCACTCTACCAATTGGGTGGCGCCGTTGGCGGCCAGGGTCTGCACCGACTCAACCCAGCGAACCGGCTTGTACAGCTGTTCCAGCAGATCGCGCTTGAGGGTTTCCAGGTCAGAGGCCACGGCGGCACTGACGTTCTGCACCAACGGAATCTGCGGCGCCTGCCAGTTGATCGCAGCGATCGACTCGGCGAAACGCTCGGCAGCCGGGCGCATCAGTTCGCAGTGGGACGGCACGCTGACCGGCAACGGCAACGCACGCTTGGCGCCATGGGCCTTGCAGCCTTCGATGGCGCGCTCTACCGCCGCCTTGGCGCCGGCGATCACCACCTGGCCAGGGGAGTTGAAGTTCACGGCGCTGACCACTTCGCCCTGGGCCGCTTCGGCGCAGGCGGCAATCACGTCAGCATCTTCCAGGCCGAGAATGGCAGCCATGCCGCCCTGCCCGGCAGGAACCGCTTCCTGCATCAACTGGCCACGACGCTCCACCAGCTTGACCGCTTCACCGAGGGTCAGGCTGCCGGCAGCCACCAGGGCGCTGTATTCGCCCAGGCTAT from Pseudomonas sp. NC02 encodes:
- a CDS encoding GntR family transcriptional regulator, with protein sequence MIRHVRFDKKKRVVDELIRRIEGGVMADGVLLPGEHQLAEEFSVSRGTLREALAELKRRSYIATQSGVGSIVTFDGMVLDQRSGWAQALADTGAVVTSEILRLEAVTRPDLLSRHGSDQFIALDRRRRAADGTFVSLERSLMPASGGLESLPQVGLIDNSLTITLAAYGYVGATGNQWIGAEPLNEEDAQLLGRPVGTVFLKALRTTYDRQDRFMESVESLLDPLHFRLHLQFGTPT
- a CDS encoding DUF1285 domain-containing protein; translation: MTDSAKANELLAQLPKGKGPAPVHLWNPAFCGDIDMRIARDGTWFYMGTPIGRKPMVKLFSNIIRRDGDDYFLITPVEKVGIKVDDAPFVAVTLEVEGQGESQVLRFTTNVDEQVEAGIEHPLRVVIDPDTQEPSPYLRVRTNLEALVHRNAFYQLVELAVTRPINGKNWLGVWSGGVFFPIGLEP
- a CDS encoding DUF4823 domain-containing protein; the encoded protein is MRSLVLVLASLALGGCMTVSDMAEGTRYQMSDAGLLDHSDTRRVNSVRIQPDSFVFIAQGAFTPPGSAYPRPNVVAEEAFNGFVEYFPMVRRARKPEGLEQAMSEARAAGAHYLLYCRFAQADDRIGNADEWSDQEAVDRLGIDTGTIQVMLIETSTQYLIDTVRIHSRGGLLTFHDNKPEDLIGKPLAHYARSLLGMSDQ
- a CDS encoding GTP 3',8-cyclase MoaA codes for the protein MIVDRQGRRFRNLRISLTSACNYACTYCVPNGKRLVAAQDELSAEAMARGVEYLIEAAGIERLRITGGEPLVSPKLEAFMGAVGQMGLSDISLTTNGQLLARKLPLLVDAGIRRINVSLDTLDADAFRSIARGGDLATVLDGMDQASAAGIKIKVNMVPLRGQNLDQVMPLLDYCLERGYELRFIELMRMGHLATDSNAFLQQFVSLQQLLSLIGEQYEYLQANAPVDATAVRYEVPGKGFFGVIANESVPFCRTCSRLRLSSTGWLHGCLSSSNRHYVGDLLDKPRHQALPALQRLLVKALGDKQEVAFSGGATIMKIIGG
- a CDS encoding TetR/AcrR family transcriptional regulator is translated as MHKEPRKVREFRRREQEILDTALKLFLDQGEDSVTVEMIADAVGIGKGTIYKHFKSKAEIYLRLMLDYERDLNELLHSADVDKDKEALSRAYFEFRMRDPQRYRLFDRLEEKVVKGHQVPEMVEELHKIRASNFERLTLLIKGRISEGKLEDVPPYFHYCAAWALVHGAVALYHSPFWSNVLEDQEGFFQFLMDIGVRMGNKRKHSTDLPNAETPAT
- a CDS encoding TatD family hydrolase, encoding MLVDSHCHLDRLDLAQHGGSLDAALEAARQRGVGHFLCIGVSAENAADVKALADRYADVDCSVGIHPLDLKPGEAPALDWLLGELNHPRVVAIGETGLDYHYEPEAAELQQASFRLHLQAAQQTGKPVIVHTRGARADTLTLLREAALPQAGVLHCFTEDWDMAKAALDLGFYISLSGIVTFRNADALRDVARQVPADRLLVETDSPYLAPIPHRGKPNLPEYVRDVADYLAMLRGESYERFAEQTTENFKRLFPLAHVSH
- a CDS encoding DNA polymerase III subunit delta' encodes the protein MAEAYPWQDSLWQQLAGRAQHAHAYLLHGPVGIGKRALAERLMASLLCQRPNGLEACGECKSCMLLKAGSHPDNYLLEPEEADKAIKVDQVRDLVSFVVQTAQMGGRKVVLIEPVESMNINAANALLKSLEEPSGDTVLLLVSHQSSRLLPTIRSRCVQQACPLPSEAMSLQWLAQALPDCGEAERVELLTLAAGSPLAAVKLQAQGVREQRALVVGGVKKLLKQEVSATQLAESAWKDIPLLLLFDWFCDWSSLILRYQLTQDENGLGLPDMRKVVQYLAQKSAQDKVLNIQDWILAQRQKVLGKANLNRVLLLEALLVQWVGLLGRR
- the tmk gene encoding dTMP kinase, encoding MTGLFITLEGPEGAGKSTNREYLAERLRAEGIEVLLTREPGGTPLAERIREVLLTPGDEQMNPDTELLLVFAARAQHLAEVIRPALARGAVVICDRFTDSTYAYQGGGRGLSLERIAALETFVQGDLRPDLTLVFDLPVEVGMARASARGRLDRFELETRVFFEAVRGAFLKRAEADPARYYLLDAAQPLTQVQQCIDALLPKLVERVRG
- the mltG gene encoding endolytic transglycosylase MltG → MRRKFVLLLEIGLVLAGLLLGASAWKLNSALEQPLNLTQEQLLDVPAGATPTGTFNRLENDGVLKDAFWLRLYWRFNLDGQPLHSGEYRMTPGLTAEGLIGLWQRGEVVQYSITLVEGWNFRQVRAALAKHEKIEQTLSGLSDSEVMEKLGHPGVFPEGRFFPDTYRFVRGMSDVELLKKSYNRLDDVLAQEWSKRAADAPYTDPYQALIMASLVEKETGVPEERGQIAGVFVRRMQIGMLLQTDPTVIYGLGERYTGKLTRAHLKEATPYNTYVIAGLPPTPIAMVGREAIHAALNPVAGSSLYFVARGDGSHIFSDNLDAHNAAVREFQMKRRADYRSSPAPAAKPADAPLDTPAEPAPAPDDAAPQSPQ
- the pabC gene encoding aminodeoxychorismate lyase, whose protein sequence is MESWVDGQPAGAVPLKDRGLAYGDGLFETIAVKAGQPVLLDRHLQRLEEGCRRLAIVADQPLIRSELLAYAAALGDGVLKLILTRGDSQRGYGISAGAPARRILQGSPPATYPPEHAASGIRLFACTTRLSEQPLLAGLKHLNRLEQVFARAEWQDAEHAEGLMLDMSGRVIEGVFSNLFLVRNGVLLTADLKRCGVAGVMRAELLAQAQALGIPTSVADISLEQLQQADEVLVCNSVYGIWPVRGCAAMSWSVGPLTRKLQGIVRALLDI
- the fabF gene encoding beta-ketoacyl-ACP synthase II, whose translation is MSRRRVVVTGMGMLSPLGTDVPSSWQGILAGRSGIGLIEHTDLSAYSTRFGGSVKDFNVEEYLSVKESRKLDLFIQYGLAAGFQAVRNAGLEVTDANRERIGVAMGSGIGGLTNIEETSRTLHESGPRRISPFFVPGSIINMISGFLSIHLGAQGPNYAISTACTTGTHCIGMAARNIAYDEADVMIAGGAEMAACGLGMGGFGASRALSTRNDEPTRASRPWDKGRDGFVLADGAGALVLEELEHAKARGATIYAELIGFGMSGDAYHMTSPPSDGAGAARCITNALRDAKVNVDQVQYINAHGTSTPTGDLAEAEAIKSVFGEHAYKLAVSSTKSMTGHLLGAAGAVEAIFSVLAIKDQVAPPTINLDEPDEGCDLNFVPHEPQKMPIDVVLSNSFGFGGTNGSLVFRRFAE
- the acpP gene encoding acyl carrier protein — encoded protein: MSTIEERVKKIVAEQLGVKEEEVTNSASFVEDLGADSLDTVELVMALEEEFETEIPDEEAEKITTVQAAIDYVTSHQA
- the fabG gene encoding 3-oxoacyl-ACP reductase FabG, coding for MSLQGKVALVTGASRGIGQAIALELGRLGAVVIGTATSAAGAERIAATLKENGVQGTGLELNVTSDESVAAVLAEITAQFGAPAILVNNAGITRDNLMMRMKDDEWHDVVDTNLNSLFRLSKGVLRGMTKARWGRIINIGSVVGAMGNAGQVNYAAAKAGLEGFSRALAREVGSRSITVNSVAPGFIDTDMTRELPEAQREALLTQIPLGRLGQAQEIANVVAFLASDGAAYVTGATIPVNGGMYMS